AACCATACCTTAAAAAAACAATTTTTTGATGTATACTCTCTCAATTACATCAACTTTGACGTAAAATACTGACCAAACATTAAAATATTGCTTTTTTAATGTTTACTTCAAAAAAAAACGTACCTTTGAGGTAAATATTTTACCAAACATTAAAAATCAGTTATTTTAATGCCAGAATTACTTTATTCTATAAACCCAGATAGAAATATACCTTGGAATGATTTACCACCATTACCAATTAAAGAGGAATTGTACAAAACTATCGAAATTCTTGAAAAGTTAGGAAATGCTAAAGCTGCTCTAGCAAGACTTCACGGAAGAAGTGCTGTTATACCTAATCAGGGCTTGCTTATCAATACGATAAGTTTGCAAGAGGCAAAAACTTCTACTGCTATTGAAAATATTTTTACTACTGATGATGAATTATATAAAGCATATAGTGAAAAAAATAGCGAATCAAATACCAAATCAGCACCTAAAGAAGTATTGAGATATAGAGAAGCTCTATGGTCTGGATATAATTATTTACAAAAAGAAAATTTATTTACACGAAAGTATTTTATTCAAGTGTATCAACAAATAAAACAGACTACAGATGAAATAAGATTACCTTTTTCAAATACAGTAATCAAACAAGGAGGAACTGGTGCAAATGCTGGTAAGGTAGTTTACACTCCTCCTCGTGGAAAAGGAGTAATTGAGAGTAAATTAGACAATTTGATTGATTTTGTTAATGATGATGAAAAATATAAAATAGACCACTTATTAAAAATGGCTATAGCTCATTTTCAGTTTGAAGCAATTCATCCATTTACTGATGGAAATGGTAGAACAGGACGAATTTTTAATATTCACTACTTAACTAATAAGGGTTTACTTGACTTCCCTATATTATATTTAAGTAAATATATTCTTGCACACAAAGACGATTATTATGAAAATATAATGGGTGTTTCACAGCGAGGGAATTGGAAAAACTGGCTACTTTTTATGTTGAAGGCAATAGAAGTAACTTCAAATAATACTTTTGATATGATAAATGATATTGTACTATCTAAAAATTCGATTTTAGAGTATATAAGTAGCGAGGGCAAGTTTAAAGATGTAGAAAAACTTTCAGAATTTCTATTTATGCAACCCTTTATTAAGGTATCACATTTGGTAGGTGGGGGACTCTATGCTGAAGGTACTGCAAGAAAATACCTAAATACCTTATCAGATTTACGAGTATTAGAAAAGAAAAACATAGGAGGTAAACAGTATTATCTAAACAATGAATTATATAGAATTTTGTCTAAATAGATTTGACGCTTGCTAAGATCGGATTACTGACTGTTATCAACGTCTTTTTGAAATCGCATTTTTAAACCTATAAGGATTAGCTTTGCTCTTGTCAGTTCTGAAATCCTTATAGGTTTTTTGTTTAGAGCATTTTACACTTTCTGACTTTATATTTTGAGGTCAAATAGCAGGCAAACATTAAAATATCTATATTTTAATGTTTGGGCTGTTTTTTACATCAATTTTAAGGTTGAAATAATTTACATTCCTTTAAATCCTTTCTCTTTAAGAAAATTTTTTACTTTGTCTAATAGTTCGCCTTGAATTATTATTTCTCCATCTTTTGCAGAACCACCCACGCCACAATGATTTTTGAGTTGTTTGGCTAATTCTTTTAAATCTTCTTCTTTTCCTTCAAAATTTTCTATCAAAACAACCGTTTTACCTTTTCGTCTTTTACGGTCTAGACTTACTTTTAGTCTTTGCTCTTCGTTTGGAAGTGTTTCTATTTCCTCTTGTTCTTGAAATTCAAAATCTGGATTTGTGGAAAATACCATTCCACCACCACTTCCATCTGTTGAAATTCTTTTTTTCTTTTTATCTCTTGCCATAATTATTGATTTTGAATTTATGTTTTATCTAGCAAAAATTACAGTACTGGACATGAGTTAAATTTTTGACAAAGAAAGGACAGAAAGAGTTAATTTAGAAGTGTGAAAACCAAAAAGCTCTATTCCGTCCTGTTGAACAAATATACAAAGGAATTTTCAGATATTCCTATTCATCATGTTCATACTACTTTGTTGCTTATTAGCTGTATTCTGATAAAAGAAACAGTTAATTTAAACAAGTTAAAAAACCAAGTAGGTATTTTTTTAAATTCTCCTACTGTTCAAATTAATTCTCATTATAAGCGTCTTACTCGCTATTTTTTGGATGTTTATGTCCAAAAAACACTTTGGAAGTTGATTTTAGTTTTTAGTATAGGTTCTTTTTTAAATAGGAAGAAGGTAAAAAAAGAAATTTTCTATCTAGCTATGGATGGTAGTGTTTGGCAGTTAGGCGAATATACGTATCACGTTTTGGTATTAAGTGTTATTTATAGAAAAATGGCTATTCCTATTTTTTGGATAAATTTAGAACGAAAAGGCAGTTCTACTTTGGCTCATCGTAAAAGTTTATTAGCATCAGCTTTACTGTTATATCCTTTTTTGAAAAGATTTACAATTTTAGCTGATAGAGAATACAAAGGTAGAGTTTGGTTTAGGTATTTAGAAGAACAAGGATATACTTATATTATTCGGCTTTGTAAAGGAGATTATCAATTAGAGGTTAAAAAGTACCACAGTTTGCTTAAAAAAGCTAAATTAGGCAAATTAGTAAGTCAAGAATTTGAAACTGACTTTGCAAAAAAACTAAAAATAGTTATTTCTTATAATGGGCAAGCAGCAAAAGAAAGTGAAAAATTTGTCATTTTATTAACCAACAAATATCGTTTAACAAAAGAAAAGATTAGTGCTATCTATTATTTAAGATGGAAAATAGAGTGTTTATTTAAACATTTGAAAACAAATGGATTTCATTTAGAGGAGGTAGGAATGGTAAATCCAAGAAAAATTCGTGTTTTAATGGCATTAGTAATTGCATCTTTTTTACTCTGTATCTTAGAAGGAGTAAAAACAAAACAGAGAGTAAAAAAAGACAATGAATCTTTTTATGAATCTGTATTTAGAATGGGGTACGGAAAAGTAGTATTTTACGCTACTTCCATAGACCAAATAATAAAAAAAATAGTTCAATTATCGAAAAACTACAAAATTCAAAATACAACCTAAATTAAACCATGTCCAGTACTGTAAGCAAAAATAGTAGATTTAAAGTTACTAAGACCAATTTATCATTTTTATTAAAAAAAGCCAATTTTACAACTTTAAAAAGATAATTCATAGTAACTAGCGTTACTTAACGATTAAACAAGAAAGTATAAATAAAGACATAAGATATATCTCAATCTTTGTGGTTTCTCAGAGTTTTGAACGATTATATAAATTTGATTGGCAAGTGATTTTTATTAAAACAAAACTATCTTTTAAGAGTTTTTGTAAAAAAATAAAGTCAAAATTGTGTTTTTAGGTACAGTAATGGTAAATTACTTTATCAGACAATAATAAAAGGGGAAAATCAAAAGCATATAAATTTTGTTTTTGAGTATAATTAGATAATTCAAAACAATACTTTTAATCATTTTTTTTTAGCTTAATTCAGTTTACATTATGAAAAATAATATTTTATTTCTTCCTCTTATCCTCCTTTTTATGTTCGGATTTACATTTTCAAACTCTTCTACTATTGAAGAAACTATCAATACTACAAATAAAGTAAATCAGACAATTGTTTCCTCTATTACTTTCAAAATCAAAAATGCAGGAATTGGCGTTGATGGAAGTTTTAAAGGTTTTCAAGGAACAGTTGACTTTAACCCTGACAATCTTGAAGCGAGTAAATTTGATGTGAGTGTTGATGCAAAAACCATTGATACAGATAATGGAACACGAGATAACCACTTGAGAGAAGAAGAATATTTTGGTGTAGAAAAACATCCGAAAATTTCGATGAAATCAACAAAAGTAGAAAAAATAAGTGATGGAAAATACAAAGCAAC
This is a stretch of genomic DNA from Bernardetia sp. MNP-M8. It encodes these proteins:
- a CDS encoding Fic/DOC family N-terminal domain-containing protein; translation: MPELLYSINPDRNIPWNDLPPLPIKEELYKTIEILEKLGNAKAALARLHGRSAVIPNQGLLINTISLQEAKTSTAIENIFTTDDELYKAYSEKNSESNTKSAPKEVLRYREALWSGYNYLQKENLFTRKYFIQVYQQIKQTTDEIRLPFSNTVIKQGGTGANAGKVVYTPPRGKGVIESKLDNLIDFVNDDEKYKIDHLLKMAIAHFQFEAIHPFTDGNGRTGRIFNIHYLTNKGLLDFPILYLSKYILAHKDDYYENIMGVSQRGNWKNWLLFMLKAIEVTSNNTFDMINDIVLSKNSILEYISSEGKFKDVEKLSEFLFMQPFIKVSHLVGGGLYAEGTARKYLNTLSDLRVLEKKNIGGKQYYLNNELYRILSK
- a CDS encoding translation initiation factor, with the protein product MARDKKKKRISTDGSGGGMVFSTNPDFEFQEQEEIETLPNEEQRLKVSLDRKRRKGKTVVLIENFEGKEEDLKELAKQLKNHCGVGGSAKDGEIIIQGELLDKVKNFLKEKGFKGM
- a CDS encoding transposase, producing MNKYTKEFSDIPIHHVHTTLLLISCILIKETVNLNKLKNQVGIFLNSPTVQINSHYKRLTRYFLDVYVQKTLWKLILVFSIGSFLNRKKVKKEIFYLAMDGSVWQLGEYTYHVLVLSVIYRKMAIPIFWINLERKGSSTLAHRKSLLASALLLYPFLKRFTILADREYKGRVWFRYLEEQGYTYIIRLCKGDYQLEVKKYHSLLKKAKLGKLVSQEFETDFAKKLKIVISYNGQAAKESEKFVILLTNKYRLTKEKISAIYYLRWKIECLFKHLKTNGFHLEEVGMVNPRKIRVLMALVIASFLLCILEGVKTKQRVKKDNESFYESVFRMGYGKVVFYATSIDQIIKKIVQLSKNYKIQNTT
- a CDS encoding YceI family protein, whose protein sequence is MKNNILFLPLILLFMFGFTFSNSSTIEETINTTNKVNQTIVSSITFKIKNAGIGVDGSFKGFQGTVDFNPDNLEASKFDVSVDAKTIDTDNGTRDNHLREEEYFGVEKHPKISMKSTKVEKISDGKYKATFNLTLKGTTKAVSFPFSYSKTSTGYKLNGSFEIDRRDFKVGGSSWILSDDVKVFIDLEVKN